A portion of the Canis aureus isolate CA01 chromosome 32, VMU_Caureus_v.1.0, whole genome shotgun sequence genome contains these proteins:
- the LOC144303630 gene encoding olfactory receptor 4K1 — MAHTNESVVSEFVLLGLSNSWELQLFFFAIFSLVYVTSVLGNIMIIVIISSDSHLNSPMYFLLGNLSFIDICQSNFATPKMLMDFFVEHKTISFEGCMAQIFLLHSFVGSEMLLLVAMAYDRFIAICKPLHYSTIMNRSLCIIFVFISWAVGILHSISHLAFTVDLPFCGPNEVNSFFCDLPLVIELACMDTYEMEIMTLTNSGLISLGCFLALVISYTIILITVRHRSSSGSSKALSTLTAHITVVILFFGPCIYFYIWPFSRLSVDKFLSVFYTVCTPLLNPIIYSLRNEDVKSAMRRLRNHHVNSWKN, encoded by the coding sequence ATGGCTCATACAAATGAATCAGTGGTGTCTGAGTTTGTGCTTCTGGGACTTTCTAATTCTTGGGaacttcagcttttcttttttgccatctTCTCTTTAGTGTATGTGACATCAGTGCTGGGCAACATTATGATCATTGTTATAATTTCCTCTGATTCCCATTTGAACTCTCCTATGTATTTTCTGCTCGGTAACCTTTCTTTCATTGATATCTGCCAATCTAATTTTGCCACCCCCAAGATGCTTATGGACTTCTTTGTTGAACACAAGACTATCTCTTTTGAGGGCTGTATGGCCCAGATATTCCTTCTTCATAGTTTTGTTGGGAGTGAGATGCTGCTGCTTGTTGCTATGGCATATGATAGATTTATAGCCATCTGTAAGCCCCTACACTATAGCACAATTATGAATCGGAGCCTATGtataatttttgtgtttatttcttggGCTGTGGGTATTCTTCATTCTATAAGTCACTTGGCTTTTACAGTGGATCTGCCATTCTGTGGCCCCAATGAGGTAAATAGCTTCTTTTGTGACCTTCCCCTGGTGATAGAGCTGGCTTGTATGGATACTTATGAAATGGAAATTATGACCCTAACTAACAGTGGCCTGATATCATTGGGCTGTTTTCTAGCTTTAGTTATTTCCTACACCATAATTTTGATTACTGTTCGTCACCGGTCCTCTAGTGGGTCATCCAAGGCACTTTCTACGTTAACTGCTCACATCACAGTAGTGATTCTTTTCTTTGGGCCCTGCATTTACTTCTATATATGGCCTTTTAGCAGGCTTTCTGTGGATAAGTTCCTTTCTGTATTCTACACTGTCTGTACACCCTTGTTGAATCCCATCATCTACTCTCTAAGGAATGAGGATGTTAAATCAGCCATGCGAAGGCTGAGAAACCATCATGTGAACTCCTGGAAAAACTAG